One Leptotrichia sp. OH3620_COT-345 DNA segment encodes these proteins:
- the glmU gene encoding bifunctional UDP-N-acetylglucosamine diphosphorylase/glucosamine-1-phosphate N-acetyltransferase GlmU: MISLILAAGKGTRMKSEKPKVLHEVNGMPMLKRVLKVMENIGTENNIFILGHKKDEVLKVMGDIEYVEQKEQLGTGHAVLMAKDKLEKCKDDVLITYGDAPLLKEETLNKMKEQFYTKNLDCILLSCKVSVPFGYGRIIKKDGNVVNVIEEKEADEEEKKINEVNTGVYIFKYDSLMEVIGKINNNNLKGEYYLTDTIKILSDMGYKLESYQIEDEEEVLGVNSKAQLAQASKILRNRKNNYLMDNGVIIIDPDTTYIEEQVVIGEDTVIYPNIIIQGNTEIGRNCKIFGNTRIENSVIADNVKIESSLIEQSNLEEGVTVGPFAHLRPKTYLKKNVHVGNFVEIKNSVLEEGVKAGHLTYLGDSEVGRDTNIGAGTITCNYDGKKKHKTIIGEKAFIGSNSTIVAPVEIGEKAFTAAGSTITKKVPEKALAFGRARQTNKEGWDK, translated from the coding sequence ATGATATCATTAATATTGGCTGCAGGAAAAGGAACGAGAATGAAGTCCGAAAAACCGAAAGTTCTGCATGAAGTAAATGGGATGCCTATGTTAAAGAGAGTTTTAAAAGTAATGGAAAATATCGGAACAGAAAATAACATATTTATTTTAGGACATAAAAAAGATGAAGTTTTAAAAGTAATGGGAGATATAGAGTATGTTGAGCAGAAAGAACAATTGGGAACGGGTCATGCAGTTCTGATGGCAAAAGACAAACTTGAAAAATGTAAGGACGATGTTTTAATAACATATGGAGATGCTCCTTTACTTAAGGAGGAAACGTTGAATAAAATGAAAGAGCAGTTTTATACTAAAAATCTTGACTGTATACTTCTTTCATGTAAAGTAAGCGTTCCTTTCGGATACGGCAGAATAATAAAAAAAGACGGAAATGTAGTTAATGTTATTGAAGAAAAAGAAGCTGATGAAGAAGAAAAAAAAATAAACGAAGTAAATACAGGAGTGTACATTTTTAAATATGACAGCCTGATGGAAGTTATCGGGAAAATAAATAATAATAATTTAAAAGGAGAATATTATCTAACGGATACTATTAAAATTTTATCTGATATGGGATATAAGCTGGAAAGTTATCAAATAGAAGATGAAGAAGAAGTTTTAGGGGTAAATTCCAAAGCTCAGTTGGCTCAGGCATCTAAAATATTGAGAAATAGGAAAAATAATTATCTTATGGATAATGGAGTAATAATTATAGATCCTGATACGACATATATAGAAGAGCAAGTTGTAATAGGTGAAGATACTGTGATTTATCCAAATATAATTATTCAAGGAAATACTGAAATAGGGAGAAATTGTAAAATATTCGGAAATACAAGAATAGAAAATTCAGTAATTGCGGATAATGTTAAAATAGAATCTTCTCTTATAGAACAGTCGAATCTTGAAGAAGGAGTAACGGTAGGTCCTTTTGCTCATTTAAGACCTAAAACTTACTTGAAAAAAAATGTACATGTAGGAAATTTTGTGGAAATAAAAAATTCTGTATTGGAAGAAGGAGTGAAAGCAGGACATTTAACTTATCTGGGAGATTCTGAAGTGGGGAGAGATACAAATATCGGTGCCGGAACAATTACATGTAATTATGACGGAAAAAAGAAGCACAAAACAATAATTGGAGAAAAAGCATTTATAGGAAGTAACTCAACCATTGTTGCACCTGTAGAAATTGGGGAAAAAGCATTTACTGCTGCAGGA
- a CDS encoding ferrous iron transport protein A: MITLKESEVDKNYIVKKISGSGSFKRRIMDMGITKNTELYVRKVAPLGDPVQISVRGYELSLRKEDAECVEIELINL; encoded by the coding sequence ATGATAACGCTGAAAGAATCTGAAGTTGATAAAAATTACATAGTAAAGAAAATATCAGGTTCGGGCTCATTTAAAAGAAGAATTATGGATATGGGGATTACAAAAAATACGGAACTTTATGTTAGAAAAGTAGCACCATTAGGAGATCCTGTACAGATATCCGTTAGGGGATATGAACTGAGTCTTAGAAAAGAAGATGCAGAATGTGTGGAAATAGAACTTATAAATCTTTAA
- the feoB gene encoding ferrous iron transport protein B: MSITIALAGNPNSGKTTLFNALTGSNQYVGNWPGVTVEKKTGLYKKNKEIKITDLPGIYSLSPYTPEEIISREYLINEKPDVILNIVDASNIERNLYLSTQLSEIGIPMVIVFNMMDVVEKNGDKIDTNKLEEVLGCPIIEISALKNRNIDKVIEKSLEVSKKKNQSHIKSFNNEIEKIITKIENIILNSTFEEHKRWYAVKLFERDEKSTQKLNLSEAEKKDINEIIEKAESDFGDDGEGIITDARYTFISDIMGKTLSKGRKGLTMSDKVDKLLTNRILALPIFVIIMFLVYYVSITVVGGGVTDWVNDTFFGEIVGGNAANLLEKLEVAPWLSSLVVDGIIGGIGAVLGFLPIITTLYIFMAILEDIGYMSRIAFILDRIFRKFGLSGKSFIPILIGTGCSVPGIMATRTIENESDRRMTIIVASFMPCGAKTEIIALFSASIFAGYKGWWFAPVCYFAGILAVAVSGIILKKTRNFSGNPAPFVMELPEYHLPLFSNIARTVWDRVKAFIIKAGTVILLASIVIWFLQNISTNFEFVEFSEGSHSILETIGRIIAPVFAPAGFGHWAATVATMSGLVAKEVVVSTFGVVAGLGDAGADDPAMIEYANSIFTPVSALSFMLFNQLCIPCFAAVGAIREEMNSGKWTWFTITYQMLFSYAVALIVFQLGNVFVLGENLTVWTFVAAAVLIFMLYMMFKKVQQPGEIKKIKTKEVNV; the protein is encoded by the coding sequence ATGAGTATAACCATAGCTTTAGCAGGTAATCCGAACAGTGGTAAAACAACTTTGTTTAATGCATTGACAGGCTCTAATCAGTACGTAGGAAACTGGCCGGGAGTTACTGTGGAAAAAAAGACAGGACTGTATAAGAAAAATAAAGAAATAAAAATAACTGATTTACCGGGTATTTATTCCCTTTCACCTTATACTCCTGAAGAAATAATAAGCAGGGAGTATCTTATAAATGAAAAACCGGATGTAATATTAAATATAGTGGATGCATCCAATATAGAAAGAAACCTTTATTTATCCACTCAACTGTCAGAAATAGGTATTCCTATGGTGATAGTATTTAATATGATGGATGTTGTGGAAAAAAATGGAGATAAAATAGATACAAATAAATTGGAGGAAGTTCTTGGTTGTCCGATTATTGAAATATCTGCTTTAAAAAACAGAAATATTGATAAGGTAATTGAAAAATCCCTTGAAGTTTCTAAAAAGAAAAATCAGTCACATATCAAGTCTTTTAATAATGAAATAGAAAAAATAATTACAAAAATAGAAAATATAATTTTAAATTCGACTTTTGAAGAACATAAAAGATGGTATGCAGTTAAGTTATTTGAAAGGGATGAAAAATCTACTCAAAAATTGAATTTATCAGAAGCTGAAAAAAAAGATATAAATGAAATAATTGAAAAAGCCGAGTCAGATTTTGGCGATGACGGAGAAGGTATTATTACGGATGCCCGTTATACTTTTATATCGGACATTATGGGAAAGACGTTATCAAAAGGAAGAAAAGGTCTTACAATGAGTGATAAGGTAGATAAATTACTTACAAACCGTATACTTGCTTTGCCTATTTTTGTAATAATAATGTTTTTAGTTTATTATGTGTCAATCACTGTTGTCGGTGGAGGAGTTACTGACTGGGTAAATGATACATTTTTTGGAGAAATTGTTGGAGGAAATGCTGCGAATCTTCTTGAAAAACTTGAAGTTGCACCATGGCTTTCAAGTCTTGTAGTTGACGGAATAATAGGAGGTATCGGAGCTGTACTTGGATTTCTTCCTATAATTACGACATTGTATATATTTATGGCAATATTGGAAGATATAGGATATATGTCGAGAATAGCATTTATTTTGGATAGAATATTCCGTAAATTTGGTCTTTCAGGAAAATCTTTCATTCCTATTCTCATAGGGACAGGTTGTTCAGTTCCGGGAATTATGGCTACAAGAACTATTGAAAACGAAAGTGACAGACGGATGACTATTATAGTAGCTTCATTTATGCCGTGCGGGGCGAAAACGGAAATAATAGCACTTTTCTCAGCTTCTATTTTTGCAGGGTATAAAGGTTGGTGGTTTGCTCCTGTATGTTATTTTGCAGGAATTTTGGCAGTAGCAGTTTCAGGTATAATATTGAAAAAAACAAGAAATTTTTCAGGAAATCCTGCTCCTTTTGTAATGGAATTACCTGAATATCATCTTCCTTTATTTTCAAATATTGCAAGAACAGTCTGGGATAGAGTAAAGGCATTTATAATAAAAGCGGGAACGGTTATTTTATTGGCTTCCATAGTAATATGGTTTTTGCAGAACATATCTACCAACTTTGAGTTTGTAGAATTTTCTGAAGGCAGTCATTCCATTCTTGAAACAATAGGAAGAATAATTGCTCCGGTGTTTGCACCTGCAGGATTTGGACATTGGGCGGCAACTGTGGCTACAATGAGCGGATTAGTGGCAAAAGAAGTAGTAGTGTCTACTTTCGGTGTTGTCGCAGGGTTAGGTGATGCAGGAGCTGATGATCCTGCTATGATAGAATATGCAAACTCTATATTTACTCCTGTATCGGCATTAAGCTTTATGTTGTTTAATCAGTTATGTATTCCATGCTTTGCGGCAGTAGGAGCAATAAGAGAAGAAATGAACAGCGGAAAATGGACATGGTTTACTATTACATATCAGATGCTGTTTTCCTATGCAGTTGCATTGATAGTATTTCAATTGGGGAATGTGTTTGTATTGGGAGAAAATCTGACTGTTTGGACTTTTGTTGCGGCAGCTGTCCTCATATTTATGCTTTATATGATGTTTAAAAAAGTTCAACAGCCCGGAGAAATTAAGAAAATAAAAACAAAAGAAGTTAATGTGTAA
- a CDS encoding FeoB-associated Cys-rich membrane protein: protein MESLSTLIVFLIIVAISILAIKKIRKSGGCSCGEKSCKSFSRCNKQWKK, encoded by the coding sequence ATGGAAAGTTTATCAACATTAATTGTATTTTTAATAATTGTGGCGATCTCAATTCTTGCAATTAAAAAAATAAGAAAAAGCGGAGGTTGCAGCTGCGGGGAAAAAAGTTGCAAATCATTTTCCCGTTGTAATAAACAGTGGAAGAAATAG
- a CDS encoding ATP-binding protein, whose product MVNLVCEAIIPDGPMKEVEEIENSIRTIYRKTIWSKFVKAINDYNLIENGDKIAIGVSGGKDSLLLVKLFHELKKDRSKNFEFKAVSLNPGFRESDLENFKKNLEKLNINCAIIDTNIWEIANEKAQDYPCFLCAKMRRGILYRKVEEFGYNKLTLGHHFDDVIETTMINMLYAGTVKTMTPKVKSTSGNLSLIRPLIYVREEDIINYTKRNGIRAMNCGCTIEAGKTSSKRREVKEMLAALEEKNPGIKQSIFNSMKNINLEYVFGYTSGNKNKM is encoded by the coding sequence ATGGTAAATTTAGTTTGTGAGGCGATAATACCTGACGGACCTATGAAAGAAGTGGAAGAAATTGAAAATAGTATAAGAACTATATACAGAAAAACAATATGGTCAAAATTTGTAAAAGCGATAAATGATTATAATCTTATAGAAAATGGAGATAAAATAGCCATTGGAGTATCAGGAGGTAAAGACAGTCTGTTACTTGTGAAATTATTTCATGAACTCAAAAAAGACAGAAGTAAGAATTTTGAATTTAAAGCGGTAAGCTTAAATCCCGGATTTAGAGAATCGGATCTTGAAAATTTTAAAAAAAATCTGGAAAAATTGAATATAAACTGTGCAATAATAGATACAAATATATGGGAAATTGCCAATGAAAAAGCTCAGGATTATCCATGCTTTTTATGTGCTAAAATGAGAAGAGGGATTCTTTACAGGAAAGTCGAAGAATTTGGGTATAATAAACTGACCTTAGGGCATCATTTTGATGATGTAATAGAAACTACAATGATAAATATGCTATATGCAGGAACTGTAAAAACAATGACTCCAAAAGTAAAATCAACTTCTGGGAATCTTTCATTAATAAGACCCCTGATTTATGTAAGGGAAGAAGATATTATAAATTATACAAAAAGAAATGGAATAAGAGCGATGAATTGCGGTTGTACAATAGAGGCCGGAAAAACTTCAAGTAAAAGGCGTGAAGTGAAAGAAATGTTAGCAGCTCTGGAAGAAAAAAATCCCGGTATAAAGCAAAGTATATTTAATTCTATGAAAAATATAAATTTGGAATATGTTTTTGGATATACGTCAGGAAATAAAAATAAAATGTAA
- a CDS encoding FeoA domain-containing protein translates to MHLLTAPINIPMKIIKIKVDSAQKKRLSGMGLVENGSVSIVSESSGNLIVNVKDIRIGIGKEIAQKIVVVPE, encoded by the coding sequence ATGCATTTATTAACAGCTCCGATTAATATTCCAATGAAAATAATTAAAATAAAAGTTGACAGTGCTCAGAAAAAAAGACTTTCCGGTATGGGACTTGTTGAAAATGGCAGTGTTTCAATTGTATCGGAAAGTTCAGGAAATTTAATTGTCAATGTTAAAGATATCAGAATAGGAATCGGAAAAGAAATTGCACAGAAAATTGTAGTTGTACCTGAGTAG